The Rhodocytophaga rosea genome has a segment encoding these proteins:
- a CDS encoding Gfo/Idh/MocA family protein: protein MYQSIYSPSRRGFIKQASYSLGIAGIGGAAANPVFASQSLGMPSESVFPPEKKAGWAIVGLGKYATEQIMPAFAECKKSKLVALVSGTPDKAKKLADQYGVNSKNIYNYQNYDSIKNNPEVDIIYIILPNSLHAEYTIRGAQAGKHMISEKPMATSVKDAQAMIDACKKAGKKLMIGYRAQYEPFNLKVIEMVRSNALGQLKMITSDHGRILKPEEKADQWRMKKDLAGGGSLMDIGIYSLNAARYLTGEEPVEITAMMHSTPNDPRFKEVEENMTFLLRFPSGVIAQCNSSYSYQEVKRYRVFGSEAWLDLDPATDYYRHTLHIGKKESKEQILLKEGNQFASQLDHFSECVLENKEPKTPGEEGLQDLKLMMAIYEAAASKEKVKV from the coding sequence ATGTATCAATCCATTTATTCACCTTCCCGCAGGGGATTCATCAAACAAGCCAGTTATAGTTTAGGTATAGCAGGCATAGGCGGTGCAGCTGCCAACCCTGTATTCGCCAGCCAGAGTCTGGGAATGCCATCAGAAAGCGTCTTTCCTCCCGAGAAAAAAGCCGGCTGGGCAATCGTCGGATTAGGTAAATATGCCACTGAACAAATTATGCCCGCTTTTGCTGAGTGTAAAAAATCCAAACTGGTTGCCCTGGTGAGCGGCACGCCTGATAAAGCCAAAAAGCTCGCCGACCAGTATGGCGTAAATTCCAAAAACATTTATAATTATCAGAATTACGACAGCATTAAAAACAATCCGGAAGTAGATATTATCTATATTATCCTGCCCAATAGTTTACATGCCGAATATACCATTCGCGGCGCACAGGCAGGCAAGCACATGATATCAGAAAAACCTATGGCCACTTCTGTAAAAGATGCGCAGGCGATGATAGATGCCTGCAAAAAAGCAGGTAAAAAACTTATGATCGGATACCGGGCCCAATACGAACCATTTAATTTAAAAGTTATAGAAATGGTGCGTTCCAATGCCCTGGGGCAGCTAAAAATGATTACTTCTGATCATGGCCGGATTCTGAAACCAGAGGAAAAAGCGGATCAGTGGCGCATGAAAAAAGATCTGGCTGGTGGTGGTTCGCTGATGGATATTGGTATTTATAGTTTAAATGCCGCCCGTTATCTCACAGGCGAAGAGCCGGTTGAAATTACCGCTATGATGCACAGTACCCCCAATGATCCACGGTTTAAGGAAGTAGAAGAAAATATGACTTTCCTGCTGCGCTTTCCCAGTGGCGTAATAGCCCAGTGTAATTCAAGTTATAGCTACCAGGAAGTAAAACGGTACCGGGTATTCGGAAGCGAAGCATGGCTGGATTTAGACCCTGCCACCGATTATTACCGCCATACCCTGCATATTGGAAAAAAAGAGTCCAAAGAACAGATTTTATTAAAGGAAGGAAACCAGTTTGCTTCCCAACTGGATCATTTTTCGGAATGTGTGCTGGAAAATAAAGAACCGAAAACGCCCGGAGAAGAAGGCTTGCAGGACTTAAAACTGATGATGGCGATTTACGAAGCGGCGGCAAGTAAAGAAAAGGTGAAGGTATAA
- a CDS encoding DUF2461 domain-containing protein translates to MQETLNFLTALKENNQREWLEAHKSTYESTRKDFSDFVSQVLKEIIVFEPTFAPLEPKDCIFRLYRDVRFSKDKTPYKTNYSAYFAEGGRKSTKAGYYLHIEPGNKSMLAGGIYMPMPEELKKIRQEIDYNGETFTTILSQPDFVKYFGKLSGSTLKTIPKGYAADHPSIELLKHKDFTVFHQLTDAEVVKPGLLQHISHVWKTLKPLNDFLNQAVE, encoded by the coding sequence ATGCAAGAAACCTTAAATTTTCTCACAGCTTTAAAAGAAAATAACCAGCGGGAATGGCTGGAAGCCCACAAATCAACTTATGAATCAACCAGAAAAGATTTTAGTGACTTCGTTAGCCAGGTGCTGAAAGAAATCATTGTTTTCGAACCGACGTTTGCTCCGCTTGAACCCAAAGACTGCATTTTCCGGCTGTACCGGGATGTACGGTTCTCCAAGGATAAAACTCCCTATAAAACCAACTATAGCGCCTATTTTGCCGAAGGTGGACGGAAAAGCACCAAAGCCGGCTATTATCTGCACATTGAACCTGGTAATAAATCAATGCTGGCTGGAGGAATATATATGCCTATGCCTGAAGAACTCAAAAAAATACGTCAGGAAATTGATTATAACGGAGAAACATTTACCACTATTCTTTCCCAACCTGATTTTGTAAAATATTTCGGTAAACTAAGCGGTTCAACCTTAAAAACAATTCCAAAAGGATATGCCGCCGACCATCCCAGTATTGAACTGCTCAAACACAAGGATTTTACAGTTTTTCATCAACTCACCGATGCAGAAGTTGTAAAACCTGGCCTGCTCCAACATATTTCACACGTATGGAAAACTTTGAAACCTTTAAATGATTTTCTAAACCAGGCGGTAGAGTAG
- a CDS encoding glycoside hydrolase family 10 protein, whose amino-acid sequence MFKNKYLIIKTLYIFILLSTLSNSFLQAQPLPPKRELRGVWIATVANIDWPSQKNLSPAVQQQEFNFILDEHARNGMNAVFVQVRPVADAFYRSKYEPWSEWLTGKQGTEPNPPYDPLSFMIGESHKRGMEFHAWFNPYRATFDTVSSRLSPTHISKQHPEWLLTYAGRKLFDPGLPQVREYIVQVILDVVRNYDVDGIHFDDYFYPYPVAGDTLKDDSTFIKYTDDFASKDDWRRNNVNLLIQMVADSIKSVKPYVKFGVSPFGVWRNKADDPGGSDTRAGQSSFTHLFADSRLWIKHGWVDYILPQVYFSTRFGPVNYKKLTQWWATQTYNRHIYIGHGPYKINKNADSTWFEPQEIPRQIRFNRNTPQVKGSVYFSSKSLMANPNHVQDSLRNDLYKFPALIPTMPWLDSIPPLAPIPEKTHKNRQGITLHWHTPLKAIDGDTAYYYLIYRFNHKENINLEDPGKLLAKLPSPVYSYTDNSVLSKKRYVYMITAVDRLHNESIAGKPVKVKAKKKK is encoded by the coding sequence ATGTTCAAAAATAAATATCTGATTATTAAAACATTATATATTTTTATCTTATTATCTACTTTAAGTAATTCTTTCCTTCAGGCTCAACCCCTTCCTCCCAAACGGGAACTCCGGGGTGTATGGATAGCGACTGTTGCCAACATCGACTGGCCTAGTCAAAAAAACCTTTCCCCGGCCGTTCAACAACAAGAATTCAACTTTATACTCGATGAACATGCCAGGAATGGCATGAATGCTGTGTTTGTGCAGGTTCGTCCGGTGGCAGATGCTTTTTACCGGAGTAAATACGAACCCTGGTCGGAGTGGCTGACAGGCAAACAGGGAACAGAACCCAATCCTCCCTATGATCCGCTTTCCTTTATGATTGGTGAAAGTCACAAACGGGGGATGGAATTTCATGCCTGGTTTAATCCCTACCGGGCCACTTTTGATACGGTTTCTTCCCGGCTCTCTCCAACTCATATTTCTAAGCAGCATCCGGAATGGCTGCTTACCTATGCCGGAAGAAAATTATTTGACCCTGGTTTACCACAGGTTAGGGAATATATTGTGCAGGTAATACTCGATGTAGTTCGGAATTATGATGTGGATGGCATTCATTTCGACGATTATTTCTATCCTTATCCTGTGGCAGGCGATACACTGAAAGATGACTCTACGTTCATAAAATACACAGATGATTTTGCAAGTAAAGACGACTGGCGTCGCAACAATGTCAATTTACTTATTCAGATGGTGGCCGATAGTATCAAATCTGTAAAGCCCTATGTCAAGTTTGGCGTCAGTCCGTTTGGTGTATGGCGCAATAAAGCCGACGATCCCGGAGGCTCTGATACCAGGGCTGGCCAGAGTTCATTTACGCACTTGTTTGCCGATTCCAGGTTATGGATCAAACACGGCTGGGTAGATTATATTTTACCGCAGGTTTATTTTAGTACCCGCTTTGGTCCGGTAAATTATAAAAAGCTTACCCAATGGTGGGCTACTCAAACCTATAACAGGCATATATATATTGGCCATGGTCCTTACAAAATTAATAAGAATGCAGATTCCACCTGGTTTGAACCGCAGGAAATTCCCAGGCAAATCCGGTTTAACCGGAATACTCCACAGGTAAAAGGCAGTGTTTATTTTAGCTCAAAATCGCTGATGGCCAATCCTAACCATGTGCAGGATTCGCTCCGCAATGATCTGTACAAATTTCCCGCGCTGATACCAACAATGCCCTGGCTGGATAGCATCCCACCGCTTGCACCAATACCAGAGAAAACTCATAAAAACAGGCAGGGAATCACTTTACACTGGCACACGCCACTTAAAGCTATTGATGGAGATACAGCCTATTACTACCTGATATACAGATTCAACCACAAAGAGAATATTAATTTGGAAGACCCAGGAAAGTTATTGGCTAAACTCCCCAGCCCAGTTTATTCTTATACTGATAACTCGGTGCTTTCTAAAAAAAGATATGTGTATATGATTACTGCTGTTGACCGGCTGCACAATGAAAGTATAGCCGGGAAACCAGTGAAAGTGAAAGCTAAAAAGAAAAAGTAA
- a CDS encoding alpha-L-fucosidase produces MQTSKTILFILLQFCLLIAACNNNSGNSRQAEATQTDDKPLVADSVKPSPRQLAYQRMEMIGFAHFTVNTFTDKEWGEGTESPAIFNPTAFDAKQWVQACKDAGIKQLILTAKHHDGFCLWPSKLTEHSVKNSPWKNGKGDVVKEVSDACQEAGLKFGVYLSPWDRHEPKYGTAAYNDFYKGQLRELLTNYGEISEVWLDGAKGENAKDMTYDFLGYWKIVRELQPNAVLFSDEGPDVHWIGNEKGFAGETKWSKMDTSQVSIGTSNTAYLNSGDPNGSSWVVGECDVSIRPGWFYHPKEDDKVKSVEQLLDIYYKSVGRNGVLLLNIPPDRRGLFHENDVARLKEFKNVLDETFKTNLAANKSVKASNTRSADYPSYNLTDSKLDSYWATDDSASKATLTLDLGAPTTFDRILLGEGIEFGQRVNGFTIEAIVDGLWTPLAAGTTIGYKRLLRFDPVTVSQIRLTVSTAGKPIVLSEFGVYKASSGESAKQ; encoded by the coding sequence ATGCAGACTTCCAAAACCATCTTATTTATACTGCTACAATTTTGCCTGTTAATTGCTGCCTGTAATAACAATTCCGGCAACTCCCGGCAGGCAGAAGCCACCCAAACAGATGACAAACCACTGGTAGCCGACTCAGTAAAACCCTCACCCCGTCAACTGGCTTATCAGCGAATGGAAATGATCGGTTTTGCCCATTTTACGGTGAACACTTTTACAGATAAGGAATGGGGAGAAGGAACAGAAAGCCCTGCCATATTTAATCCCACCGCTTTTGATGCCAAACAATGGGTACAGGCTTGTAAAGATGCCGGAATCAAACAGTTGATCCTGACTGCCAAACACCACGATGGATTTTGCCTGTGGCCCAGCAAATTGACTGAGCATTCAGTAAAAAACAGCCCCTGGAAAAATGGAAAAGGCGATGTAGTAAAAGAAGTATCGGATGCCTGCCAGGAAGCCGGGCTGAAATTTGGAGTGTACCTCTCTCCCTGGGACCGGCATGAACCCAAGTATGGAACAGCCGCTTATAATGACTTTTACAAAGGGCAACTGCGGGAACTGCTTACCAATTATGGCGAGATCAGCGAGGTATGGCTGGATGGGGCTAAGGGAGAAAATGCCAAAGACATGACCTACGATTTCCTGGGCTACTGGAAGATCGTGCGGGAATTGCAGCCCAATGCCGTATTATTCTCCGATGAAGGTCCGGATGTACACTGGATTGGCAATGAGAAAGGCTTTGCCGGTGAAACCAAATGGTCGAAAATGGATACAAGCCAGGTATCGATTGGCACATCTAACACGGCTTATTTAAATTCTGGTGATCCCAATGGCTCCAGTTGGGTAGTGGGAGAATGCGATGTTTCTATCCGTCCGGGCTGGTTTTACCACCCAAAGGAAGATGATAAGGTTAAATCCGTAGAACAACTGCTCGATATTTACTATAAATCCGTTGGCAGAAACGGCGTATTGCTGCTCAACATCCCTCCGGACCGCCGGGGTTTGTTCCATGAGAATGATGTTGCCAGGCTGAAAGAATTTAAAAATGTACTGGATGAAACTTTCAAAACCAATTTAGCTGCAAACAAGTCAGTAAAAGCCTCAAATACCAGAAGTGCTGATTATCCCAGCTATAACCTGACAGACAGTAAACTGGATTCGTACTGGGCCACCGATGATTCGGCAAGCAAAGCTACCCTTACCTTGGATTTAGGGGCACCCACTACCTTCGACCGGATTTTACTTGGAGAGGGTATAGAATTCGGCCAACGGGTGAATGGGTTTACAATAGAAGCAATAGTGGACGGCCTATGGACACCCCTGGCTGCAGGTACCACCATTGGCTATAAACGCCTGCTGCGCTTTGATCCGGTTACTGTGAGCCAGATCCGGTTAACAGTGTCTACCGCTGGCAAACCTATTGTTCTTTCAGAATTTGGGGTGTATAAGGCTTCTTCAGGGGAAAGCGCTAAGCAATAA
- a CDS encoding GNAT family N-acetyltransferase, with protein sequence MHLTPDGVTTRKLTKQDALPYDLLLLADETIEIIDRYAKDGQTYVLEANSQIIAAYVLQVIDLQRIEIKNIAVDSNYQGQGIGKFMLRDATLKAKEQGYKTILIGTANGAIKQLYLYQKEGFEITSIKKNFFVNNYPAPIFENGILCKHMIMLEKQI encoded by the coding sequence ATGCATTTGACTCCAGACGGCGTTACCACTCGAAAACTGACCAAACAGGATGCCCTTCCTTACGACTTGCTACTGCTTGCTGACGAGACAATAGAAATTATTGATCGGTATGCAAAAGATGGACAAACCTATGTTTTAGAGGCAAATAGTCAAATTATTGCTGCCTATGTCCTTCAGGTAATTGATCTGCAAAGAATAGAAATCAAAAATATTGCTGTGGATAGCAACTATCAGGGGCAGGGCATTGGCAAGTTTATGTTGAGAGATGCTACGCTCAAGGCTAAAGAACAAGGCTATAAAACCATCCTGATTGGCACGGCCAATGGGGCCATTAAACAATTATATCTGTATCAGAAAGAGGGTTTTGAAATAACGTCGATTAAGAAAAACTTTTTTGTGAATAATTATCCGGCCCCCATCTTTGAAAACGGCATTTTATGTAAGCACATGATTATGTTAGAGAAACAAATTTAA
- a CDS encoding RNA 2'-phosphotransferase, with the protein MKDKDISKYLSLVLRHQPQVLGITLDESGWTEVNGLLEKMQQKGMNVDFEKLSQVVQNNDKQRFAFNADQSKIRASQGHSVSIELGLTPVQPPEVLYHGTAQANMESILKDGIQKRSRQHVHLSADEQTAIKVGQRHGKPVVLQVNSGDMNRDGHLFYLSENKVWLTDFVEAKYIQNK; encoded by the coding sequence ATGAAAGATAAGGACATAAGTAAGTACCTGAGCCTTGTACTCCGGCATCAGCCGCAGGTATTAGGCATTACCCTCGATGAATCTGGATGGACAGAGGTAAACGGATTGCTGGAGAAAATGCAGCAGAAAGGAATGAATGTTGATTTTGAAAAACTTTCGCAGGTAGTCCAGAATAACGATAAGCAGCGCTTTGCGTTCAATGCCGACCAGAGCAAAATCAGGGCAAGCCAGGGACATTCGGTTTCTATTGAACTGGGTTTAACTCCAGTACAGCCACCTGAAGTTTTATATCATGGTACTGCACAGGCCAATATGGAATCTATATTAAAAGATGGCATTCAGAAACGTTCCAGGCAGCATGTTCATTTATCTGCTGACGAGCAAACCGCTATTAAAGTAGGACAACGGCATGGCAAACCGGTAGTATTGCAGGTTAATAGCGGTGACATGAACCGGGATGGACATTTGTTTTACTTGTCTGAAAATAAGGTTTGGCTGACGGATTTTGTAGAGGCTAAGTATATACAAAATAAGTAG
- the pgi gene encoding glucose-6-phosphate isomerase, with translation MLASINPTQTQAWQALSRHFGQIKQEHMLEMFRQDPERFSRFSTQFEDILVDYSKNIITSETKALLLQLADECKLKEAIDKMFTGDVINTSEGRAVLHTALRNRSNAKILVDGKDVMPEVNAVLKQIEIFSERIISGKWKGYTGKPITDIVNIGIGGSDLGPVMVTEALKPYQKPNIKAHFVSNIDGTHIAETLKKVSPETTLFMIASKTFTTQETMTNALSARKWFLDAAKDEALVAKHFVAISTNEKGVKQFGIAPENMFVFWDWVGGRYSLWSAIGLSIACTIGYERFAQLLEGAHAMDEHFRTAPFETNIPVLLGLIGIWYTNFFDAQTEAILPYDQYMHRFAAYFQQGNMESNGKYVDRTGKEVNYQTGPVIWGEPGTNGQHAFYQLIHQGTKLIPCDFLAPAISHNPLGDHHNILLSNFFAQTEALMKGKTPKEVLDEFKKAGKTEAEVKDLVAFKVFKGNKPTNSILFTKLTPRTLGSLIAMYEHKIFVQGVIWNILSFDQWGVELGKQLANKILPELHDEYPVSSHDASTNGLINAFKQMRHK, from the coding sequence ATGTTAGCATCTATTAATCCTACGCAAACCCAGGCCTGGCAGGCACTTTCCAGGCATTTCGGACAGATTAAACAGGAACATATGCTGGAAATGTTCCGGCAAGATCCGGAGCGGTTTTCCCGGTTCTCTACTCAGTTTGAAGATATCCTGGTAGATTATTCTAAAAACATCATAACCAGTGAAACCAAGGCATTGCTTCTGCAACTGGCAGATGAATGCAAACTGAAAGAGGCGATTGACAAGATGTTTACCGGAGATGTCATCAATACAAGTGAAGGAAGGGCTGTGCTGCATACGGCACTCCGCAACCGAAGCAATGCAAAAATACTGGTTGATGGCAAAGATGTAATGCCTGAAGTAAATGCGGTTCTCAAGCAGATAGAAATTTTTTCTGAACGCATTATTTCCGGCAAATGGAAAGGATACACCGGAAAACCCATTACAGATATTGTGAATATAGGTATTGGCGGTTCGGACTTAGGCCCGGTGATGGTAACTGAAGCTTTGAAACCGTATCAAAAACCAAACATTAAAGCACATTTCGTATCTAATATCGATGGTACCCACATTGCCGAAACCCTGAAAAAAGTATCTCCGGAGACTACTTTATTCATGATCGCTTCCAAAACCTTTACTACCCAGGAAACAATGACCAATGCCCTGAGTGCCCGGAAATGGTTTTTGGATGCAGCCAAAGATGAAGCATTGGTTGCCAAACATTTTGTGGCTATTTCTACCAATGAAAAAGGAGTGAAACAATTTGGCATTGCCCCGGAAAATATGTTTGTTTTCTGGGATTGGGTAGGAGGGAGGTACTCTTTGTGGTCGGCAATTGGGCTTTCGATTGCCTGTACCATAGGTTATGAACGCTTTGCCCAGCTCTTAGAAGGTGCACATGCGATGGATGAGCATTTCCGGACAGCCCCGTTTGAAACCAATATTCCTGTATTACTCGGGCTTATTGGTATCTGGTATACCAATTTTTTCGATGCGCAAACGGAAGCCATCTTGCCCTATGACCAGTATATGCACCGGTTTGCTGCTTATTTTCAGCAGGGAAATATGGAAAGTAATGGCAAATATGTAGACCGTACCGGAAAAGAGGTAAACTATCAGACTGGCCCTGTCATCTGGGGAGAACCTGGAACCAACGGGCAACATGCCTTTTATCAGCTTATTCACCAGGGTACTAAACTCATTCCCTGCGATTTTCTGGCGCCAGCCATCAGCCACAATCCCTTAGGCGATCATCATAATATACTCTTATCTAACTTTTTTGCCCAGACAGAAGCCCTGATGAAAGGAAAAACTCCAAAGGAAGTGCTGGATGAATTTAAAAAAGCAGGTAAAACGGAAGCAGAAGTAAAAGATCTGGTAGCATTTAAAGTATTCAAAGGAAATAAACCTACCAATTCTATTCTTTTTACTAAACTTACACCCCGAACCCTGGGCAGCCTGATTGCCATGTATGAACACAAAATTTTTGTACAGGGCGTGATCTGGAATATCCTGAGCTTTGATCAATGGGGGGTAGAACTAGGCAAACAACTGGCTAATAAGATTTTGCCAGAACTGCATGATGAATATCCGGTTTCCAGCCATGATGCTTCTACCAATGGTTTAATTAATGCCTTTAAACAGATGCGGCATAAATAA
- a CDS encoding glycosyltransferase: MVVTATLSETLSTLAQREQYRDKYWLKKDPILHDRLLWRAQTFRHMVHLLPGQSILELGCGKGLFTRQLSAVTKGENPITSLTFDPTNLSSFDLPSVTFSYAESLPGPLQGSHFDFIVAMDMLDKENASEFLQHVYELLEPGGQVIFYESNPWNIMLQLRRFFQKQVGSKDPRGLMSRPELYELISEIGYINIFTVYNDFVYAPLSSKMIWTLRNLSILLENAPTIRTLAGSILIHAKKPPRVKTLPKISLCKHAGLTSTISVVVPCHNEEMNVEPLVNRLMDFYGAYIHELILVDDNSKDRTKDVIFELQKRYPQVKPVIRTPPNGVGRAIRDGYKAATGKYILSMDCDFQHLLPELQDLFDELATGADVVVGSRFSRHSVLLNYPFKKIVANRAFHALARIMLWHSFRDLTNNLKIIRRDIAETLPFTQNGFAINAETGFLPMLAGYEVREVPISWINRGVDMGVSSFKLIKVGGGYWHVLLGLWKQQILKKLNPKKSAPNKK; this comes from the coding sequence ATGGTTGTCACAGCTACCCTCAGCGAAACTTTATCTACACTAGCCCAACGTGAACAGTACCGGGATAAATACTGGTTAAAAAAAGATCCTATTCTCCATGACCGGCTTTTGTGGCGTGCACAAACCTTTCGTCATATGGTACACCTGCTGCCAGGACAAAGTATTCTGGAACTTGGGTGTGGAAAAGGCTTGTTTACCAGACAACTCTCCGCAGTGACCAAAGGGGAAAATCCTATTACTTCCCTTACGTTTGATCCAACTAATCTTTCCTCTTTTGACTTACCTTCTGTCACGTTTTCATACGCTGAATCATTGCCAGGGCCACTGCAAGGTAGTCATTTTGATTTTATAGTGGCGATGGACATGCTCGATAAAGAAAATGCTTCTGAATTTCTGCAACATGTATATGAATTGCTGGAACCTGGCGGGCAGGTGATCTTCTATGAAAGTAATCCCTGGAATATAATGTTGCAACTTCGCCGGTTCTTCCAGAAGCAAGTAGGTTCCAAAGACCCCAGAGGTCTGATGAGCCGGCCAGAATTATATGAGCTTATTTCAGAAATAGGTTATATTAATATTTTTACGGTTTATAACGACTTTGTATACGCACCGCTCAGTTCAAAGATGATCTGGACCTTGCGTAACCTGTCAATTCTGCTGGAAAATGCTCCTACCATCCGCACCCTGGCAGGTTCTATTCTGATACATGCCAAAAAGCCACCCAGGGTAAAAACATTGCCCAAAATCTCCTTGTGCAAGCATGCCGGTCTTACCAGCACTATTTCCGTAGTAGTTCCCTGCCACAATGAGGAAATGAACGTAGAACCTCTGGTAAACAGGCTGATGGATTTTTATGGCGCTTATATTCATGAACTGATTCTGGTAGATGATAACAGCAAGGACCGTACAAAAGATGTGATTTTTGAATTACAGAAACGGTATCCACAAGTAAAACCAGTTATCCGCACACCACCCAACGGCGTAGGACGGGCAATACGGGATGGATATAAGGCAGCTACCGGCAAGTATATTCTCTCGATGGATTGCGATTTTCAGCATTTGTTGCCGGAATTACAGGACTTGTTCGATGAACTGGCCACTGGCGCCGATGTTGTAGTAGGAAGCCGTTTCTCCCGGCATAGTGTATTGCTTAATTATCCGTTTAAGAAAATTGTGGCCAACCGGGCTTTTCATGCCCTGGCCCGCATTATGCTCTGGCATTCTTTCCGGGATCTGACCAATAACCTGAAAATCATCCGCCGAGACATCGCCGAAACACTTCCTTTTACCCAGAATGGATTTGCCATTAATGCTGAAACTGGCTTTCTGCCTATGCTGGCAGGCTATGAAGTAAGAGAAGTACCAATCTCCTGGATTAACCGGGGAGTAGATATGGGTGTTTCATCCTTTAAACTCATCAAAGTAGGGGGTGGCTACTGGCATGTGCTACTGGGCTTATGGAAACAGCAGATTTTAAAAAAATTAAATCCTAAGAAATCAGCCCCCAATAAGAAATAG
- a CDS encoding TIGR03885 family FMN-dependent LLM class oxidoreductase has product MIHIGYHASHEQFRPSQLLKLVQKAAEAGFRHSLSSDHFHPWTEEQGESGFAWSWLGAAMQATPLTFGVVNAPGQRYHPAIIAQAAATLAEMFPDRFWLAQGSGQAVNEHITGTYWPNKPERNARLLECVEVIRALWAGETVNHFGRIRVENAKLYSLPAKPPLIIGTAITEKTAEWVGSWADGLLTISRPPQELKKMADAFYKGGGEGKPMYLKVQLSYAATEEKARQGAFEQWRSNVFESAMLTELQMPSQFDYAGSFVQASELDKFVRISCSPEQHIEWLKKDAELGFSQLYLHNVNREQEQFIEVFGEKVLPHFSQMQASSAH; this is encoded by the coding sequence ATGATTCATATAGGTTACCACGCATCACACGAACAGTTCAGGCCAAGCCAGCTGCTGAAATTAGTTCAGAAAGCGGCAGAAGCAGGGTTTAGGCACAGTTTATCCTCCGATCATTTCCATCCCTGGACGGAAGAACAAGGAGAAAGTGGGTTTGCATGGTCATGGCTGGGAGCTGCTATGCAGGCTACGCCGCTAACTTTTGGTGTGGTAAATGCGCCCGGACAGCGATATCATCCCGCCATTATTGCCCAGGCAGCCGCTACCTTAGCTGAAATGTTTCCGGATCGGTTCTGGTTGGCGCAAGGCAGTGGACAGGCCGTAAATGAACATATTACTGGTACCTACTGGCCTAATAAACCTGAACGGAATGCCCGTCTGCTGGAATGTGTGGAAGTAATCCGGGCACTGTGGGCCGGAGAAACGGTTAATCATTTTGGAAGAATACGGGTAGAAAATGCCAAATTATATAGCCTGCCTGCCAAACCTCCGCTTATTATAGGCACGGCCATTACTGAAAAAACCGCTGAATGGGTAGGAAGCTGGGCAGATGGATTGCTTACCATTTCCAGGCCACCACAGGAATTAAAAAAAATGGCAGATGCTTTTTATAAAGGCGGTGGCGAAGGCAAGCCTATGTATCTGAAAGTACAGCTTTCTTATGCGGCTACAGAAGAAAAAGCACGACAGGGGGCCTTTGAGCAGTGGCGTTCTAATGTATTTGAAAGTGCCATGCTTACCGAACTGCAAATGCCATCGCAGTTCGATTATGCCGGAAGTTTTGTACAAGCCAGTGAACTGGATAAGTTTGTCCGTATTTCCTGTTCGCCTGAGCAACACATAGAATGGCTTAAAAAAGATGCAGAACTTGGATTCAGCCAGTTATATCTGCATAATGTAAACCGGGAACAGGAGCAGTTTATTGAAGTATTCGGAGAAAAAGTATTGCCTCATTTCAGTCAGATGCAAGCTTCCAGTGCCCATTAG